CAGATCCCGCACCATGGCGATCAGGTCGGTCCGCACCGGCACCGCCATTTCGGCCGCCGCCGTCGGTGTGGGCGCCCGCCGGTCGGCGGCATAGTCGATCAATGTGGTATCGGTTTCATGGCCCACGGCGGAAATCAGCGGAATCTCGCTATTGGCCGCGGCACGCACCACGATTTCCTCGTTGAACGCCCAGAGGTCTTCCAGGCTGCCGCCGCCGCGCGCCACGATCAGCACATCGGGCCGCGGCACCGGGCCGCCCGAAGGCAGGGCATTAAATCCTTCAATGGCACGGGCCACCTGTTCCGCCGCTGCGTCGCCCTGAACCACCACGGGCCAGAGCAGCACATGGCGTGGGAAACGGTCCGCCAGGCGGTGCATGATATCGCGGATCACCGCCCCCGTCGGCGATGTCACCACCCCGATCACCTCCGGCAGGAAGGGGATATCGCGCTTGCGTTCCGGTGCGAACAGGCCTTCGGCTGCCAGCTTGCGCTTCCGCTCTTCCAACAGCTTCAACAGCGCGCCCTCGCCTGCCAGTTCCATACTTTCAATGACAATCTGGTATTTCGACCGGCCGGGATAGGTTGTCAGCTTGCCGGTGACGACCACTTCCAGCCCATCTTCCGGATTGACCGACAGTTTGGACGCCGTACCGCGCCAACAGACGCCATCAATGACCGAATCAGTGTCCTTCAGCGCCATATACATATGGCCCGAGGCCGCCCGTTTGAATCCGGAAATCTCGCCGCGCACACGCACATAGGAAAAGGCGTCTTCCACCGTGCGTTTAAGGGCAAGGCTCAACTCCGTAACGGAGAGTTCCGGCAGGTTGGACTGACGTGGTTTTTCGGGTTGGCTGAATAAGTCACTCATGGCCGGCATTTTAGTGGTGTCGTCCACCCGGGCCAAACAGAAACCCAAAAAAAATTCAAAACACCCCTTGTGATTATATCGCGCACGATACATATTGAATGTCATGGAAGACAGAAACGACATATCCACCAAGCTGAAGGCCGCACAACGCAATCCGTTAGCCCTGGATTCACAGCTATGCTTTTCGCTCTATTCGACGATGCATGCCTTCAACAAAGTGTATCGCCGGGTCCTGAAGGAATTGGACCTGACCTATCCGCAGTATCTGGTCATGCTGGTTCTGTGGGAGCAGGATGAAATACGGGTCTCCGAGGTTTGCGATCGCCTTCAACTGGAGACTACGACAGTAACCCCGCTCCTGAAACGGCTGGAGGCTCGCGGACTGCTTCAACGGGAGCGATCCCGCGAAGACGAACGCCAGGTCATCATCACCCTGACCGGGACAGGGCGCGCCATGAAGGACAAGGCAAAACACGTCCCGCTTTGCATGGCAGAAATGGTAGATTGTTCGCTCGACGAAATGGTGGAATTGCAGGACCGCCTCGCCGAATTACGAAACAGCCTGAAACGAAACCTCTAACCCTCTGACAGCACCGCCCCATCAGAAGGCAGTGCATAAGGGGATATAAGGTTACAAATTTTAACTAGTTATATCGTGCACGATATTATCGTTATCGATATTTAAACGGGCAACAGCCCAACAACCCAAGGAGAAGACCAATGTCTGTTGAAAACGTACTCTACAAAACCAGCATGCAATCCAGTGGTGGCCGCGAAGGCAGTTCGAAAGCCGCCGACGGCAGCCTCGAACTGACCCTTTCCACCCCGAAGGAACTGGGCGGGGCCGGTGGCAACGGCACCAACCCGGAACAGTTGTTCGCGGCCGGCTACAGCGCCTGTTTCCTCGGTGCGATGAAATTCGTCGCCGGGCGGGACAAGCTGCCGATTTCAAGCGAAACCTCTGTCTCCGCGACGGTTGGCATCGGGCCGATCCCCACCGGCTTTGGCATCGAGGTGGATCTGGTTGTCGATGTGCCGGGCGTCGACCGCGACCAGGCGCAGGAACTCATCAACCGCGCCCATATCGTCTGCCCCTATTCCAATGCAACGCAGGGCAATATCGACGTCCGCCTTTCGCTTGCCTGATGCGGCCCCAAGGGGGAGGGGCAATCCTCCCCCTTTTTCCTTCCCGCCTCCCCTGCCTGACAATCCAGCAAACATAACGACAGCGTGGCTCGTCATTTCGGAAAAGCCATGCTAAAACCCGGCACAGATTTCGGGCGCACAGCCCTGGCATTCACCCAAACAGGAATCCATTCCGGGAGAAACACTTCATGAAGGTCTTGGTGGTCGGCTCCGGTGGCCGTGAACATGCACTTTGCTGGTCCCTGGCATCCTCGCCGCTTTGCGACAAACTTTACTGCGCGCCGGGCAATGCGGGCATCGCCGATGTGGCGGAATGCGTGGCAATCAAGGCAGAAGATGTGGACGCCATCGTCGCCTTTGCGAAAGACAAGTCCATCGACCTGGTGGTGATCGGCCCGGAAGCACCGCTGGTACTGGGCCTCGCCGACAAGCTGGCCGACGCCAATATCCGGGCCTTTGGTCCCAGTGCAGCCGCTGCGGAACTGGAAGGGTCAAAAGGCTTCATGAAGGATATCTGTGCTAAATACGGCATCCCGACGGCGGCATACGCCCGCTTCACCAACGCGGAAAGCGCCAAGGCCTATATCCGTGAACAGGGTGCCCCCATCGTGGTGAAGACCGACGGTCTGGCTGCTGGCAAGGGCGTTACCGTTGCGCAGACCCTGGACGAGGCCCTGAACGCCGTTGACGACGCCATGCTGAACGGCGTCTTCGGCGATGCCGGGGCGGAAGTCGTGGTTGAGGAATTCATGGCGGGCGAAGAACTGTCCTTCTTCGCCTTCAGCGACGGCAAGAGCGTTCTGCCGCTGGCCTCCGCCCAGGACCACAAGGCGGTTTACGACGGCGACAAAGGCCCCAATACGGGCGGCATGGGGGCCTATTCCCCGGCACCGGTCTGCACCCCGGAAATCGAACAGCAGGTGATCGACCGTTGCATCCAGCCGCTGATCGACGGTATGGCCAAGGAAGGCAAACCCTATCGCGGGGTGCTGTTCTGCGGACTTATGATCGATGAGACCGGCCCGCGCGTCGTGGAATACAATGTCCGCTTCGGCGATCCGGAATGCCAGGTCCTGATGATGCGGTTGAAATCCGACCTGCTGCCGGTCCTGGTTGCGGCCTGCGATGATGTTCTCGACACGGTCGACCTGCGCTGGCACGATCAGGCGGCGTTGACTGTCGTCATGGCGGCCAAAGGATATCCCGGCTCTTACGAAAAAAACACGGTGATCGAGAATGTAGAGGCCGCCGGCGCGGATGACGATGTCACCATCTTCCACGCGGGAACCGCGCGCGCCGATGACGGCAGCCTGCGTGCCACCGGCGGCCGTGTACTGAATGTCACCGCCCGTGGCGACACTGTCACCGCGGCCCAGGCCCGTGCCTATGAGGCCGTGGACAAGATTTCCTGGGAACAGGGATTCTGCCGCCGCGACATCGGCTGGCGCGCCGTTGAACGGGAACAGCAGAAATAAGACCGATGGACGCGGAAACCAGCATCTTCTCAGCCCACTTCCTGCGCGAAAACGCCTGGATTTTGGTTCTGGCCGCTATGCTGGTTGTCGTCTCCGTCCGCTTTGCATCCGGCAAATTCCGTACGGACCGCCGAAAAGACAAAGCCGCCGGACAGGGCAACCGCTACGACCCCGACAGCCTGCCTGACCTGTCTCCCAAAATCCGAAAATTACGCATTCAGGGCATCTTGGCTGGACTGATCGTGGTCCTGACATTTATTCTGGTTGCCATCCTGAGCCATTTTGCTTCCTAACCATAAATAACGCTGATAATGGAGCCCTCCATGGACACCGAATCCCTGCTTCACGACCTGATCGAAAAAGCCCTGAAAAAGGGTGCGGACGCAGCGGATGCGGTTGCGGCCACCGCCACCTCCATCGCCCATGCACAGCGCCTGGGCAAAATGGAAAAGCTGGAGCGGTCGGAAGCCCATGACATGGGATTGCGTGTCATCATCGGCAAACGCCAGGCCGTCGTCTCCTCCAACGACTGGAAAGCCGATGCCCTGGACCAGTTGGTAGACCAGGCCATCGCCATGGCGAAGGTTGTCCCGGAAGATCCTCATATCGGCCTGGCCGATCCTGACCAGATTTTCAAAGGCCCCTTCAAGGACCTGGATCTCTATGACGAAGTGGAGCCCAGCGCGGAAACTCTGATCGAACGCGCCAAGGCGGCAGAGGATGCGGCCCTTGGCGTTGAAGGCATCACCAATTCGGAAGGCGCTGAGGCGGACTGGAGCCGCTGGGACATTCGCCTCGCGGCCAGCAACGGTTTTTCCGGTGGCTACCAGAATTCCCGCCATGGGGTCGGCGTCTCCGTCCTCGCTGGCGAAGGCACCGGCATGGAAAGCGACTATGACTTCCATTCCACCGTCCACGGCGAAGACCTGGAAGACCCGGTCCAGGTCGGCCTGCGTGCGGCCCGCAAGGCCGTTGAAAAGCTGAACCCGAAAAAGGGCGCCACCGGTCAGTTCCCGATTATCTTCGACCCGCGTGTCGCCAATTCGATCCCCCGTCATCTGGCGGGCGCAATCAATGGCGCAAGCGTTGCCCGCGGCACCAGTTTCCTGAAAGACAAACTGCATCAACAGGTCATGTCTTCCGGCATTACCATTGTGGAAGACCCGCACCGCATTCGCGGTCTCGCCTCCAAGCCCTTCGACGCGGAAGGTCTTAAAAACTACGCCAAGAATCTGGTGGACGAAGGCAACCTCACGACCTGGGTTCTGGACCTGCGCACGGCCCGCCAGTTGGGCATGGAAAGCACAGGTAACGCCAGTCGCGGCGCGGGTTCCCCGCCGTCGCCGTCGATCACCAACCTCTATATCGAGGCCGGTGCGATCACGCCGCATGAAATGATCAGCGATATCAAAACCGGTTTTTATGTGACCAGCCTGATGGGCCAGGGCGTGAACGGCATCACTGGCGATTACAGCCGTGGCGCCTCCGGTTTCTGGATCGAAAACGGCGAATTTGCCTATCCCGTCAACGAGATGACCATTGCGGGCAACCTCAAAGACATGTTCATGCATCTGACCGCTGCCAACGACCTGGAATTCCGCTATGGCACCAACGCGCCGACCTTGCGGATCGATGGCATGACCATCGCGGGCATGTAGTCCATGAATGCGCCCAGCCATGTCGGCCCCGCCGGTCGCCCCCGTGCACGCGGCCTTGGCCTGCCCTTTACTGAAAGCTGCGGCGTGAACAATGCCATCACCGATGTTGGCGGGATCGAGGTCGGCTATACGACCCTGATCAGCGGCAACGGCCCGCTGCAGGTTGGACAGGGGCCGGTGCGCACCGGCGTCACCGTCATCCATCCGCGTGGCAAGGAGCGGACTTTCGAACCGGTCTGGGCCGGATTTTCCAGTTTCAACGGCAATGGGGAGATGACAGGAACCCATTTCATCCAGGAAGCCGGACATTTCTGCGGCCCTGTCGCCATCACCAACACCCACAGCGTCGGGCTGGCCCATCACGGGCTGATCCGATGGATGACCAGCCGCAACGACTTCAACCCGGCCAAGCGCAGTTTCCTGCTGCCGGTCGCGGCGGAGACCTGCGACAGCCATCTGAATGATATCAACGGGCTTCATCTGACCGAGGCCCATGTGATTGATGCCGCCAACAACGCCACCGGCGGCCCGATCGAAGAGGGCAATGTGGGCGGCGGCACCGGCATGATTGCCTATGAGTTCAAGGGAGGAACCGGCACGGCATCCCGGATTGCCACCATCGCAGATGGACGTTCCTTCACCGTTGGCGCCCTGGTGCAGGCGAATTTTGGCCGACGCCCGGACCTCACGGTTTGCGGCGTACCCATCGGACAGGAACTGACCGAAAACCCGGCATTTGGTACGGGACGGGGCTCCATCATCGTGATCGTGGCAACCGACGCCCCGCTGATGCCGACGGCGCTGAACCGGCTGGCGCGTCGGGCGGGCCTGGGCATGGGCCGCACCGGGGCCTATGGCAGCGACGGATCAGGAGATATCTTCCTCGCCTTTTCCACCGGCAACAGTGTTAGCGATTGTGGCAACGATGCGGACCTGAAGGCGGACTATCTGCCACAGCAGGAGATGGACCCGCTATTCAAGGCAACCGTCGGCGCCGTGGAAGAAGCCATCATCAACGCCATGCTGGCCGCCGAAACCATGGTCGGCCGCGACGACAACACAGTTGTCGCCATGGATCATGGTGCTTTGCTGGATGTGATGAAACGCTATAACCGCGTGGCCTAGATCGCCTGGAAACAAAGAGCAATGCCGCAGGCCAGTTCCGGCTGGACCAGCAGCGATCCATCCGTGCGCCGGGAATAGGCAATGCCGTTTTCCTTGAAGACCTTGGCCGTGACGTCTGTGTCCTCTACCGCGATTGTCGCAACGGCAATCGCACCATTGCCGGTCCGCCCGTTCCAGACCAGCCCCGGATGCAGTTCCGTCAGACAGTCCTGACGACAGAAAACCAGCTTTCCGCCACCGGTTTCAACGATCAGCCGCCCCTCTGTACAATAGCAGTCATAGCCAAACAGACGCTCGTAGACCTCTGCCAGTGATCGCGGATCATCGTAGAGAATGGTATAGGCATGCACCGCCTTGGCGCCATTCGGATGGGTCATCCATTCGGGCCGCCAGACAAGGTCCGGCGTCAGATGCTGGCAGATGAAGGTGGACAGGCCGGGTGTCTTTTCCGGCGGCAGATGGACCAGCTTGAACCGGGGTATAACATCGCCCTCAGGCATTTCCAGGGCACGCCCCAGATCCTTGACCTCCTGCGGGTCAAAACCGGTTTCAACGAGATGATGCCGGGTGGTCTCGATATCATCGCTGCGTGGGATGATTTTAAGACCGCCCTCCCCGCCCTTGAGGAAGTCCTCCAGACCGGCCGTAAACTCCTTCGGGTCAACGATCCCGAGAAGCTCAATATAGTCCGGGCCGAACATGATGCAGTAGTTGGCCGTTCCCCAGCCAATATGCCGCCCGCGATAACTGGTGCAAAAGCCCAAGGCCTCATAGGCCTCGCGCGCGGCCTCCAGGTCATTTACGCCGATAATACTGTGATCAAGTCCGGCAATTGCCGTGTTCTGCATAATGCATTCTCGTCAGATGGCGGTAACACGCCGCCGCCGCGCATGATGGCGACGCTCCAGCGTGAAGACGGCCAGGGCAGCCCAGATAAAGCCGAAAGTAACAAGGTCGCCCTGACTTACCGGTTCACCATACAGAAAGGCCGCCAGCAAAAACAAGCCTGTCGGCGTCAGGTAAAACAGCATGCCGACGGTTGAAATCGGCAAACGCTTTGCCGCCGCCACATAACAGAACAGCGGGATGGCAGTTACAAAACCGGCGGCAACCAGGAAGAAATCCGTCTTGAAGCCAAGCTTCAGGAAGACGCCCAGCCCCTGATGTTCCAACCACAGAAGATACCCCAGCGCGACCGGCAGGGTCAGCAGGGTTTCCACAAACAGCCCGGGCACCGCATCCACCGGAACCAGTTTGCGCACCGCACCGTAGCTGCCGAAACTGAACGCCAGGATCAAACCGATCCACGGCACACTGCCATAAGCCCAGGCGGCGTAGGATACCCCGGCGATTGCCAGACCCACAGCCACCCACTGGCCCTTGCGTAAACGTTCACCGAATACCGTCAGGCCCGCCAGCACATTCACCAGGGGGTTCAGGTAGTAGCCCATGCTTGCCTGCAAAATCTGGTCATTGCTGACAGACCAGATATAAGTCCCCCAGTTCACACTGATCAGCGTGGTACTCAGGACTAGCAGCAGGACGGTCTTGGGTTGTTTCAGGGCGGAGAAAGTCCGCAGCAACTGCCCACGGAAAATCAGCACCAGCGCGCAGACGGGCACCGTCCACAAGGCACGATGGGCCAGCACCTGAAACGGATCGACATTGTCCAGTTCATGCCAATACAGCGGGAACAGGGCCCAGATGCCGAATGCCAGGAGGCCAAAAAGCAAACCTGTGGTTGCTTGCTTGTCGTCTGCAGTTACATTTGCGCTATCAGTCATACCTATGACTTGCGGCAGGATGTCGCGCCAGGCAAGCAGATAATGGCCGCTCAGTCCTGAATAGTCTTTGTCCCATCGGGACGTAATGCCGCAACCTCATCCAGCCCCAACAGGAACAAGGCGGCCTCCCCGTCGATATCGGCCGCCATCTGCGGCAACATGCGATAGGTTTTGACATTCTCCAGCCGCATCCCCGCCTTCCCGGCCTTGTCCAGGATTGCCTGCTGCTGATCGGCGATTGCCGCGCCTTGCGGCGCGCCGCTCAGCTCAATAAGAACAGACCGCATCCCGGCCTCCCCTTCCAGGTCATTGCAGGAGGTCAGCATGACCGGAAAAATGAGGACAACCAGCGTAACGCAGGTCTTTTTCCAATATGAAATCGACATAATCCGCCTCCTCACTGCGTAATCGCGGTCGTGCCGCTGTCGCCGCCGATCGCGCCATCGCCATCCCCCGGCAGCGTATCCCCGCCGATGCTGATCACGCCGGTCGGTTTCGGTTGTTTCTTTTTCATCGGTTCCGGTTTGGCCGGGACGGGCTTTTTCGGCGGCTCGGTCTTTTCGGCAACCGGCGGCTTTGGCGCATCCTCCACTATTTCCGGTTCAGGCTTTTCAACGACAGCATCCGAAGCATGCTTCAACTGCAACCTGGAAACCGCCACACCATTGGCCGGGTCGGTGATCACCTCACGGGATTTCAAGCGCTGCAAAAGCTGATTTATGTTCATCCGGGGATAGGCTTCCCGCATAAGCGCGACAGCCCCGGTGACATGCGGTGCCGCCATCGACGTCCCGTCAAGCTCCATATATCCGGTTTTGCCGGGGATACTGACGGATGACACGATGCCGACACCCGGTGCCAGGATATCCAGGTAGGACGCGCTGTTGCTGAACGCCGCCACGGCACCATGTTTATCGATCGCGCCAACACTGAAAGCACTTCCGGCGCAGGCGGGTGACGGCAGGCCATTCTTATGCCCCTCATTGCCCGACGCGATCACAAGAGCCGACCCACGGCTCAGGAAAAGCCGGGAAGCCACTTCATAAATACTGTCGTTGCAGGGAGACTTGTAATAAGGACCGCCACCCAGGCTCATATTGACCGCGGCGATCTCAATACCGTCATCAATCATCAATCCGAGGAGATAATCGAGACCTGCGATGATATCCCGGTCGCGCGCGCCCATCTTGTCACCGGACTTGCTGAAAACATTGATGCCGATGATCTTTGCGCCCGGTGCCATGCCACTGAATTTTCCGTTCTCTCCGGCGATAATCCCGGCCACATGCGTGCCGTGAAAATGGACGGGCCTTGCCGCGCCGGGGCCGATCATCTCCGTCTCGCCATTGGGACAGTTCGTCATGGAAAAGCAGGCCTCACGCATAACCTTGCCCGCCAGGAAAGGGTGACTGGTATCAATGCCGGTATCGAGAACCGCCACCACCTGGCCGGTGCCGCGCCGCCCCTTCGTCCAATAATCGGTCGCGCCGACAAATCCGGCTGTATCTTTCAGGGAGATGACCTTCAATTCATCAGCATAGACATTCTGCCCCCCACCAAAGGCCTTGGCTGCCTTAAGCGCCTTGGCATCCACACGTAACGAATTCACCCGCAGATGTTTATAGTCCCGCAGGACCGATGCCTTGCCGCCTGCCGCCTCTATCTGGCGCATCAGGGCACGATGTTCGGCCTCAACGTCGATTGCGCCGGTGACCACACTGTCCAGGTCTTCCGGGTTAATCTCCCCCGTGACCGGCTGCCAGGATGTTATCAGCACATCCACGGTGTCACCCCCCGATGCCTGGCTCATCAAGGCATCAAAGTCATCACCGAAAGCCAACCCCGGTGCCACGGCCAGGACAATGGCAGCAAAAATACTTGTGAATTTAGACATGAAAGCCCTTCCCCCTTACGCAACCTCGGGAGTTTATCCCGCTGTCTTCACAGATGAAAAGGCCAAGCCGCTTATCCGGCCGCCGAAAAATGAAAAGGCGACCGAATGGCCGCCTTTTCGCATTGGAGGAGATCGCCCGGCCTTAGCCCAGCTTCAATTCCTTGAAGAAGTCGTTACCCTTGTTGTCGACAACGACAAAGGCCGGGAAGTTTTCCACTTCGATCTTGCGGATGGCTTCCATGCCCAGTTCTTCGAATTCGACCAGTTCGATGGATTTGATGCAGTCCTGTGCCAGACGCGCGGCCGGACCACCGATGGAGCCCAGATAGAAACCTCCATGTTTCTTACAGGCGTCGCGGACCTGCGGGCTGCGGTTGCCTTTCGCCAGCATGACCATGGAACCGCCTGCGGCCTGGAATTCATCGACGAAACCATCCATACGACCGGCGGTCGTCGGGCCGAAGGAACCGGAGGCATAGCCGTCCGGGGTCTTGGCCGGGCCCGCATAATAGATCGGGTGGTTCTTGAAATAGTCCGGCAGCGGTTGGCCGCTGTCCAGGCGCTCGCGCAGTTTTCGGTGCGCGGCATCGCGGGCAACAATGATCGGGCCGGTCAGGCTGAGGCGAGTTTTCACCGGACATTTATCCAGGATTTCCAAGATCTTTTCCATCGGCTGGTTCAGGTCGACCTGAACCACTTCGCCTTCCAGATGATCATCGGTGACTTCCGGCAGATATTTGGCCGGATTGGTTTCCAACTCCTCCAGGAAGATGCCTTCCTTGGTGATCTTGCCCTTGGCCTGACGGTCGGCGGAACAGGAAACGCCAATGCCGATGGGCAGGCTCGCGCCGTGGCGCGGCAGGCGGATCACACGCACATCATGGCAGAAATATTTGCCGCCGAATTGCGCACCGATGCCCATATTGCGGGTCAGGTCCTGAACGATGGCTTCCATTTCCAGGTCACGGAAGGCCTGGCCCTTGTCACCACCTTCTGTCGGCAGATTGTCCAGATAGCGGCAGCTCGCCAGTTTCACCGTTTTCAGGTTCAATTCCGCGCTGGTACCGCCGATGACAATTGCCAGATGGTAGGGCGGGCAGGCCGCCGTGCCCAGCGTGCGGATTTTCTCATCCAGGAACTGGACCATACGCTCTTTTTCCAGCAGCGACGGTGTTGCCTGATGCAGATAGGTCTTGTTGGCCGACCCGCCGCCCTTGGCGACGAAGAGGAATTTATAGGCATCCTCGCCTTCGGCATAGAGGTCGATCTGCGCCGGCAGGTTGTTGCGGGTGTTGGTTTCCTCGAACATGGAAACCGGAGAGACCTGGCTGTAACGCAGGTTCTTCTTCTCATAGGCGTCCAGCACGCCCTGACCCAGCGCCGTCTGGTCCGTACCGTCGGTCCAGACCTTCCGGCCCTTCTTGCCCATGATGATCGCGGTGCCGGTATCCTGGCACATGGGCAACACGCCGCCTGCGGCGATATTGGCGTTTTTCAGCAGGTCCAGCGCCACGAAATGATCATTGGGGGAGGCATCCTCGTCATCCAGGATGTTGCGCAACTGCTGCAAATGACCCGGGCGAAGGAGATGGTTAATGTCCATAAATGCCTGTTCGCACAACAGACGCAGCCCTTCCGGATCGACCTTCAGGATTTCCTGGCCGTCGAACTGTGTGGTGGAAACATAATCACCCGTCAGCTTGCGATAGGGTGTGTCGTCTTCGCCCAACGGAAACAATCCGTCTTCCGGTTTTGCAGTCATGATATCCCCTGCATTTATCTATTAGTACAATAGCAAAAAAGGCCGCGGCCCCTGTGGCGGACGCGGCGAGAAAAAGACCGGTCTGGCCCGTCCTGATCGAATTTTTATTTTTTACGGAAGGTATCCAGAGCCACGACGTTGTCGCCGTCGCCTTTCGGCTCGTCATCGCCATCGGCAATGATCTCAGCGTCCTGGGAGGCGTCGTCCTGACCCGGATCGGGGGCTGCTTCCATCTGATCGGCCCCAAAGCTCTCATCATTGGGATCAACGTGGAACTGCAGACCGAAATTGACTGAGGGATCGGCAAAGGTGATCAGCGCGTCAAAAGGAATACGCAGATGTTCCAGCTTCTGGTTAAAGCTGAGGTCCACCTGAAAACCTTCCGCGTCGGCATTCAAGCCCCAGAACTGGTGCTGAAGCACGATGGTCATTTCTTCAGGATAGCGTTCCCGCAGGCGGTTCGGCACAACGACATCGGGATGGTCGGTGCGAAAAGTGATGTAGAAATGATGGTCACCAGGCAGTCCGTCTTCCCCAGCTTTCTCAAGGGCCTGACGCACCACAGAGCGCATCGCGGTTTCTACCATTTCGTTATAGCCAAGCAGATCTTCGGTCATCCCGTTCGTCATTTCCCGCAGTGAAGCCGTCGTCTTCCGGCGTTTGTCCTGTTGTCTCCTGTTGGGTTATCAGAAACCCACCTGCATCGCAACTCACCAGTAGGGTAAAAGAAAACCCTTAAGAATTAGTGGACGCCATCACACGTCGGCGATGAAAGATCATTTTCTACTTTTCAGAGGTAAGAGATGGGGGATTCTGTTGCTAGGAACCCCCGGACCCCACCTAAATAAGGATGACTTATCTAGGAATTCTGAAGCGCTACTGAGACTGCTTTACGCAGCGACAGCAACCATCTCTTCATTATCATTGGCATTTAATAGCCGTGGCCCGATAACGGCGGTACCATG
The Aestuariispira ectoiniformans genome window above contains:
- the xseA gene encoding exodeoxyribonuclease VII large subunit, with the protein product MSDLFSQPEKPRQSNLPELSVTELSLALKRTVEDAFSYVRVRGEISGFKRAASGHMYMALKDTDSVIDGVCWRGTASKLSVNPEDGLEVVVTGKLTTYPGRSKYQIVIESMELAGEGALLKLLEERKRKLAAEGLFAPERKRDIPFLPEVIGVVTSPTGAVIRDIMHRLADRFPRHVLLWPVVVQGDAAAEQVARAIEGFNALPSGGPVPRPDVLIVARGGGSLEDLWAFNEEIVVRAAANSEIPLISAVGHETDTTLIDYAADRRAPTPTAAAEMAVPVRTDLIAMVRDLDRRALGAMTRQLQSHARDVEGLGRGLPRPDSLLQVASQRLDDFTERLALGWQSGFKERSQRLALAGSRLRSPREVLDFKAERLAGLADRLGLALNQSRQRSEARYEHSRLGERLEAAGTRLLQDRTDRLEQMGFRLENLSYRSVLSRGYAVVQDDEGKLVSKAEALEYGDSISIKFQDGDVDAMVGVESFASAVTAKRQPQPKRPEKKQAEPKKAEAKKPKPKSDDRQGELL
- a CDS encoding MarR family winged helix-turn-helix transcriptional regulator yields the protein MEDRNDISTKLKAAQRNPLALDSQLCFSLYSTMHAFNKVYRRVLKELDLTYPQYLVMLVLWEQDEIRVSEVCDRLQLETTTVTPLLKRLEARGLLQRERSREDERQVIITLTGTGRAMKDKAKHVPLCMAEMVDCSLDEMVELQDRLAELRNSLKRNL
- a CDS encoding organic hydroperoxide resistance protein, with the translated sequence MSVENVLYKTSMQSSGGREGSSKAADGSLELTLSTPKELGGAGGNGTNPEQLFAAGYSACFLGAMKFVAGRDKLPISSETSVSATVGIGPIPTGFGIEVDLVVDVPGVDRDQAQELINRAHIVCPYSNATQGNIDVRLSLA
- the purD gene encoding phosphoribosylamine--glycine ligase; amino-acid sequence: MKVLVVGSGGREHALCWSLASSPLCDKLYCAPGNAGIADVAECVAIKAEDVDAIVAFAKDKSIDLVVIGPEAPLVLGLADKLADANIRAFGPSAAAAELEGSKGFMKDICAKYGIPTAAYARFTNAESAKAYIREQGAPIVVKTDGLAAGKGVTVAQTLDEALNAVDDAMLNGVFGDAGAEVVVEEFMAGEELSFFAFSDGKSVLPLASAQDHKAVYDGDKGPNTGGMGAYSPAPVCTPEIEQQVIDRCIQPLIDGMAKEGKPYRGVLFCGLMIDETGPRVVEYNVRFGDPECQVLMMRLKSDLLPVLVAACDDVLDTVDLRWHDQAALTVVMAAKGYPGSYEKNTVIENVEAAGADDDVTIFHAGTARADDGSLRATGGRVLNVTARGDTVTAAQARAYEAVDKISWEQGFCRRDIGWRAVEREQQK
- a CDS encoding TldD/PmbA family protein, with the protein product MDTESLLHDLIEKALKKGADAADAVAATATSIAHAQRLGKMEKLERSEAHDMGLRVIIGKRQAVVSSNDWKADALDQLVDQAIAMAKVVPEDPHIGLADPDQIFKGPFKDLDLYDEVEPSAETLIERAKAAEDAALGVEGITNSEGAEADWSRWDIRLAASNGFSGGYQNSRHGVGVSVLAGEGTGMESDYDFHSTVHGEDLEDPVQVGLRAARKAVEKLNPKKGATGQFPIIFDPRVANSIPRHLAGAINGASVARGTSFLKDKLHQQVMSSGITIVEDPHRIRGLASKPFDAEGLKNYAKNLVDEGNLTTWVLDLRTARQLGMESTGNASRGAGSPPSPSITNLYIEAGAITPHEMISDIKTGFYVTSLMGQGVNGITGDYSRGASGFWIENGEFAYPVNEMTIAGNLKDMFMHLTAANDLEFRYGTNAPTLRIDGMTIAGM
- a CDS encoding DmpA family aminopeptidase — translated: MNAPSHVGPAGRPRARGLGLPFTESCGVNNAITDVGGIEVGYTTLISGNGPLQVGQGPVRTGVTVIHPRGKERTFEPVWAGFSSFNGNGEMTGTHFIQEAGHFCGPVAITNTHSVGLAHHGLIRWMTSRNDFNPAKRSFLLPVAAETCDSHLNDINGLHLTEAHVIDAANNATGGPIEEGNVGGGTGMIAYEFKGGTGTASRIATIADGRSFTVGALVQANFGRRPDLTVCGVPIGQELTENPAFGTGRGSIIVIVATDAPLMPTALNRLARRAGLGMGRTGAYGSDGSGDIFLAFSTGNSVSDCGNDADLKADYLPQQEMDPLFKATVGAVEEAIINAMLAAETMVGRDDNTVVAMDHGALLDVMKRYNRVA
- a CDS encoding VOC family protein gives rise to the protein MQNTAIAGLDHSIIGVNDLEAAREAYEALGFCTSYRGRHIGWGTANYCIMFGPDYIELLGIVDPKEFTAGLEDFLKGGEGGLKIIPRSDDIETTRHHLVETGFDPQEVKDLGRALEMPEGDVIPRFKLVHLPPEKTPGLSTFICQHLTPDLVWRPEWMTHPNGAKAVHAYTILYDDPRSLAEVYERLFGYDCYCTEGRLIVETGGGKLVFCRQDCLTELHPGLVWNGRTGNGAIAVATIAVEDTDVTAKVFKENGIAYSRRTDGSLLVQPELACGIALCFQAI
- the rarD gene encoding EamA family transporter RarD; this translates as MTDSANVTADDKQATTGLLFGLLAFGIWALFPLYWHELDNVDPFQVLAHRALWTVPVCALVLIFRGQLLRTFSALKQPKTVLLLVLSTTLISVNWGTYIWSVSNDQILQASMGYYLNPLVNVLAGLTVFGERLRKGQWVAVGLAIAGVSYAAWAYGSVPWIGLILAFSFGSYGAVRKLVPVDAVPGLFVETLLTLPVALGYLLWLEHQGLGVFLKLGFKTDFFLVAAGFVTAIPLFCYVAAAKRLPISTVGMLFYLTPTGLFLLAAFLYGEPVSQGDLVTFGFIWAALAVFTLERRHHARRRRVTAI